One window from the genome of Diospyros lotus cultivar Yz01 chromosome 11, ASM1463336v1, whole genome shotgun sequence encodes:
- the LOC127813278 gene encoding protein phosphatase 2C 29-like isoform X1 codes for MGSGFSQLFPCFNPAGSRTGDGQPEVIFTASEPLDETLGHSFCYVRSSARFLSPTPSDRFVSPTHSLRLSPSHEPPGKARVGGGFPETGFKAISGASVSANTSTPRTVLHVDNIYDDATESLGGLGVRSSIVNGFESTSSFSALPLQPVPRGSCGGGEPSGPMERTFFMSGPIERGAVSGPLEGTGGSDGGQVPFSAPLGGVYVKKRRKKGIPGIRKAISRSFSEKKRPWVVPVRNFVGRKDGPAAGEGVDSYAKAESNVQWALGKAGEDRVHVVISEEHGWLFVGIYDGFNGPDAPEFLMGNLYKAVYNELEGLFWDSEEACQQEGLNVATDNAVITGVPHPLKEGSSGVILSDGEAQISRCGSIQSQSDRGSVKKVTFQAEQTGVRRRRLWEFLAEDDPEDGLDLSGSDRFAFSVDDALSVSNAGSAVSRRSLLLSKLKHGLIKHKDSGKLFPWRFWLEGKEKTSAENRLEERTSRSGRKRKVGPVDHDSVLRAMSRALEITELGYLDMTDKFLDQNPELALMGSCLLVVLMRDEDVYVMNVGDSRAIVAQHEPEEISTSVGSNGLVDNASNAEDIVEESADAAEVANKVRNEASTEIMRLSALQLSTDHSTSIEEEVIRIKSEHPDDSHCIVNDRVKGRLKVTRAFGAGFLKQPKWNDPLLEMFRNEYIGTAPYISCSPSLCHHKLCPRDQFLVLSSDGLYQYLSNQEVVSHVESFMEKFPDGDPAQHLIEELLLRAAKKAGMDFHELLDIPQGDRRKYHDDVTVMIISLEGRIWKSSGKYV; via the exons ATGGGGAGTGGTTTCTCGCAGCTGTTCCCGTGCTTCAATCCGGCAGGGAGCCGGACCGGGGACGGCCAGCCGGAGGTGATCTTCACGGCGTCGGAGCCGCTCGACGAAACCCTAGGTCACTCATTCTGTTACGTCCGGTCCTCGGCGCGCTTCCTCTCGCCAACGCCGTCGGATCGGTTCGTGTCGCCTACTCATTCCCTGCGGTTATCGCCGTCTCACGAACCGCCGGGGAAGGCCAGGGTTGGCGGCGGTTTTCCCGAGACCGGGTTCAAGGCCATCTCCGGCGCCTCGGTAAGTGCGAACACTTCGACTCCCAGAACGGTCCTCCATGTGGACAACATTTACGACGATGCCACTGAGTCTCTTGGCGGTCTTGGCGTGAGGTCCAGTATAGTGAATGGATTCGAGAGTACGTCGTCGTTTAGTGCCTTGCCTCTTCAACCGGTGCCACGCGGCTCCTGCGGCGGAGGCGAACCGTCCGGTCCGATGGAGAGAACGTTCTTCATGTCCGGTCCGATAGAGCGCGGGGCTGTGTCCGGGCCGCTCGAAGGGACCGGCGGCTCGGATGGTGGCCAGGTGCCCTTCTCGGCGCCGCTTGGTGGCGTTTACGTGaaaaagaggaggaagaagggcATTCCGGGAATTAGGAAAGCCATCTCTAGGAGCTTTTCGGAGAAGAAGCGACCGTGGGTGGTGCCAGTTCGGAACTTCGTCGGCAGAAAGGATGGTCCGGCGGCCGGGGAGGGTGTTGATTCGTATGCGAAGGCGGAGAGTAACGTCCAGTGGGCTTTGGGGAAAGCAGGCGAGGATCGGGTACATGTGGTCATTTCGGAAGAGCATGGATGGCTGTTTGTGGGGATTTATGATGGGTTTAACGGCCCTGATGCGCCTGAATTCTTGATGGGTAACCTCTACAAAGCAGTTTACAATGAATTAGAAGGTTTATTCTGGGATTCGGAGGAAGCTTGTCAACAAGAGGGCTTAAATGTGGCTACCGATAATGCGGTAATTACTGGGGTTCCACACCCTTTAAAGGAAGGCTCTAGTGGAGTGATTTTGAGTGATGGGGAAGCACAAATTAGTAGATGCGGATCTATTCAATCTCAATCGGATCGAGGATCGGTAAAGAAAGTAACATTTCAAGCTGAACAGACCGGGGTTAGACGGAGAAGATTATGGGAATTTCTTGCTGAAGATGATCCAGAAGACGGGCTTGATCTTTCGGGTTCGGATAGGTTTGCATTTTCTGTTGATGATGCTCTTAGTGTGAGCAATGCCGGTTCCGCAGTAAGTAGGCGTTCTCTGTTgttgtcaaaattgaaacatgGGTTGATTAAGCATAAAGATAGTGGGAAATTGTTTCCGTGGAGGTTTTGGTTGGAAGGCAAAGAGAAAACTTCAGCTGAGAATAGATTAGAGGAGAGAACTAGCAGAAGTGGTAGGAAGCGCAAGGTTGGTCCTGTTGATCATGACTCGGTTTTGAGGGCAATGTCACGCGCTCTTGAAATTACCGAGCTTGGGTATTTGGATATGACGGACAAATTTCTTGATCAGAATCCAGAGCTTGCCTTGATGGGTTCATGTTTATTAGTTGTGTTGATGAGAGATGAGGATGTCTATGTCATGAACGTTGGAGATAGTAGGGCTATTGTGGCACAACATGAACCTGAAGAAATCAGTACGAGTGTAGGGTCAAATGGGCTCGTGGATAATGCATCAAATGCAGAGGACATAGTTGAGGAGTCTGCAGATGCTGCTGAGGTGGCGAATAAGGTGAGAAATGAGGCTTCTACAGAAATTATGAGGTTATCTGCATTGCAGTTGTCCACGGATCATAGCACAAGCATTGAAGAA GAAGTTATAAGAATCAAGAGTGAACATCCAGATGACAGCCACTGTATTGTCAATGATAGAGTAAAAGGCCGTCTTAAAGTTACTCGTGCATTTGGGGCTGGGTTTCTTAAACAG CCCAAGTGGAATGATCCATTATTGGAAATGTTTCGCAATGAATATATTGGTACTGCGCCCTACATATCTTGTTCGCCTTCTCTATGTCACCACAAACTTTGTCCAAGAGATCAATTCTTAGTCCTCTCATCTGATGGCTTGTATCAGTACTTGAGTAATCAAGAAGTTGTTTCTCATGTTGAGAGTTTTATGGAGAAGTTTCCAGATGGAGACCCTGCACAACACTTAATAGAGGAGCTTCTTTTGCGGGCAGCCAAGAAAGCTG GAATGGATTTCCATGAGTTGCTGGACATCCCTCAAGGTGATCGTAGGAAATATCATGATGATGTTACCGTGATGATAATATCACTCGAAGGAAGAATTTGGAAGTCCTCTGGAAAATATGTTTGA
- the LOC127813278 gene encoding protein phosphatase 2C 29-like isoform X2, with translation MGSGFSQLFPCFNPAGSRTGDGQPEVIFTASEPLDETLGHSFCYVRSSARFLSPTPSDRFVSPTHSLRLSPSHEPPGKARVGGGFPETGFKAISGASVSANTSTPRTVLHVDNIYDDATESLGGLGVRSSIVNGFESTSSFSALPLQPVPRGSCGGGEPSGPMERTFFMSGPIERGAVSGPLEGTGGSDGGQVPFSAPLGGVYVKKRRKKGIPGIRKAISRSFSEKKRPWVVPVRNFVGRKDGPAAGEGVDSYAKAESNVQWALGKAGEDRVHVVISEEHGWLFVGIYDGFNGPDAPEFLMGNLYKAVYNELEGLFWDSEEACQQEGLNVATDNAVITGVPHPLKEGSSGVILSDGEAQISRCGSIQSQSDRGSVKKVTFQAEQTGVRRRRLWEFLAEDDPEDGLDLSGSDRFAFSVDDALSVSNAGSAVSRRSLLLSKLKHGLIKHKDSGKLFPWRFWLEGKEKTSAENRLEERTSRSGRKRKVGPVDHDSVLRAMSRALEITELGYLDMTDKFLDQNPELALMGSCLLVVLMRDEDVYVMNVGDSRAIVAQHEPEEISTSVGSNGLVDNASNAEDIVEESADAAEVANKVRNEASTEIMRLSALQLSTDHSTSIEEEVIRIKSEHPDDSHCIVNDRVKGRLKVTRAFGAGFLKQEYENLK, from the exons ATGGGGAGTGGTTTCTCGCAGCTGTTCCCGTGCTTCAATCCGGCAGGGAGCCGGACCGGGGACGGCCAGCCGGAGGTGATCTTCACGGCGTCGGAGCCGCTCGACGAAACCCTAGGTCACTCATTCTGTTACGTCCGGTCCTCGGCGCGCTTCCTCTCGCCAACGCCGTCGGATCGGTTCGTGTCGCCTACTCATTCCCTGCGGTTATCGCCGTCTCACGAACCGCCGGGGAAGGCCAGGGTTGGCGGCGGTTTTCCCGAGACCGGGTTCAAGGCCATCTCCGGCGCCTCGGTAAGTGCGAACACTTCGACTCCCAGAACGGTCCTCCATGTGGACAACATTTACGACGATGCCACTGAGTCTCTTGGCGGTCTTGGCGTGAGGTCCAGTATAGTGAATGGATTCGAGAGTACGTCGTCGTTTAGTGCCTTGCCTCTTCAACCGGTGCCACGCGGCTCCTGCGGCGGAGGCGAACCGTCCGGTCCGATGGAGAGAACGTTCTTCATGTCCGGTCCGATAGAGCGCGGGGCTGTGTCCGGGCCGCTCGAAGGGACCGGCGGCTCGGATGGTGGCCAGGTGCCCTTCTCGGCGCCGCTTGGTGGCGTTTACGTGaaaaagaggaggaagaagggcATTCCGGGAATTAGGAAAGCCATCTCTAGGAGCTTTTCGGAGAAGAAGCGACCGTGGGTGGTGCCAGTTCGGAACTTCGTCGGCAGAAAGGATGGTCCGGCGGCCGGGGAGGGTGTTGATTCGTATGCGAAGGCGGAGAGTAACGTCCAGTGGGCTTTGGGGAAAGCAGGCGAGGATCGGGTACATGTGGTCATTTCGGAAGAGCATGGATGGCTGTTTGTGGGGATTTATGATGGGTTTAACGGCCCTGATGCGCCTGAATTCTTGATGGGTAACCTCTACAAAGCAGTTTACAATGAATTAGAAGGTTTATTCTGGGATTCGGAGGAAGCTTGTCAACAAGAGGGCTTAAATGTGGCTACCGATAATGCGGTAATTACTGGGGTTCCACACCCTTTAAAGGAAGGCTCTAGTGGAGTGATTTTGAGTGATGGGGAAGCACAAATTAGTAGATGCGGATCTATTCAATCTCAATCGGATCGAGGATCGGTAAAGAAAGTAACATTTCAAGCTGAACAGACCGGGGTTAGACGGAGAAGATTATGGGAATTTCTTGCTGAAGATGATCCAGAAGACGGGCTTGATCTTTCGGGTTCGGATAGGTTTGCATTTTCTGTTGATGATGCTCTTAGTGTGAGCAATGCCGGTTCCGCAGTAAGTAGGCGTTCTCTGTTgttgtcaaaattgaaacatgGGTTGATTAAGCATAAAGATAGTGGGAAATTGTTTCCGTGGAGGTTTTGGTTGGAAGGCAAAGAGAAAACTTCAGCTGAGAATAGATTAGAGGAGAGAACTAGCAGAAGTGGTAGGAAGCGCAAGGTTGGTCCTGTTGATCATGACTCGGTTTTGAGGGCAATGTCACGCGCTCTTGAAATTACCGAGCTTGGGTATTTGGATATGACGGACAAATTTCTTGATCAGAATCCAGAGCTTGCCTTGATGGGTTCATGTTTATTAGTTGTGTTGATGAGAGATGAGGATGTCTATGTCATGAACGTTGGAGATAGTAGGGCTATTGTGGCACAACATGAACCTGAAGAAATCAGTACGAGTGTAGGGTCAAATGGGCTCGTGGATAATGCATCAAATGCAGAGGACATAGTTGAGGAGTCTGCAGATGCTGCTGAGGTGGCGAATAAGGTGAGAAATGAGGCTTCTACAGAAATTATGAGGTTATCTGCATTGCAGTTGTCCACGGATCATAGCACAAGCATTGAAGAA GAAGTTATAAGAATCAAGAGTGAACATCCAGATGACAGCCACTGTATTGTCAATGATAGAGTAAAAGGCCGTCTTAAAGTTACTCGTGCATTTGGGGCTGGGTTTCTTAAACAG GAGTACGAAAActtaaaatga